A single genomic interval of Microbacterium sp. LWO14-1.2 harbors:
- a CDS encoding DEAD/DEAH box helicase, with the protein MTPEDAAPTDAPSTPGFEELGITGPVLKAIKDLGYETPSPIQAATIPTLLSGRDVVGMAQTGTGKTAAFALPVLERLDVAQKTPQALVLAPTRELALQVCEAFESYASKMKGVHVLPVYGGQGYGVQLSALRRGVHVVVGTPGRIMDHLAKGTLDLSELQYLVLDEADEMLKMGFAEDVEQILAQTPVEKQVALFSATMPAQIRRLAQQYLRDPEEITIKSKTATNTNITQRYLVVSYAQKVDALTRILEVENFDGMIVFVRTKNETETLAEKLRARGYSAAAINGDVPQVQRERSVNQLKDSKLDILVATDVAARGLDVERISHVVNFDIPTDTESYVHRIGRTGRAGRTGDAISFITPRERYLLKHIEKATRQQPTQMQLPTTEDVNTTRLARFDDAITTALGESTRIEKFRDIIAHYVRNHDVPEADVAAALAVVAQGDQPLLLDPEDDALAKAVEYDNRPPRERTTREPRENREPRERRGRGDYSAYRIEVGRRHRVEPRQIVGALANEGGLGRDDFGAINIRPDFSIVELPANLDAAVLEKLRDTRISGRLIEIKPDRGPGARRAPREGGRDRFERRDDRPRYDRRDDRPARDDRPARKPRHKN; encoded by the coding sequence GTGACTCCTGAAGACGCTGCGCCCACCGACGCCCCCTCGACACCCGGATTCGAGGAGCTCGGAATCACCGGGCCGGTCCTCAAAGCCATCAAGGATCTCGGTTACGAGACTCCCTCGCCCATCCAGGCCGCGACCATTCCCACCCTGCTCTCGGGCCGCGATGTCGTCGGCATGGCGCAGACCGGCACGGGCAAGACAGCGGCCTTCGCCCTGCCCGTCCTCGAGCGGCTGGACGTCGCTCAGAAGACACCGCAGGCCCTCGTGCTCGCGCCGACCCGCGAGCTCGCCCTCCAGGTCTGCGAAGCCTTCGAGTCGTACGCGTCGAAGATGAAGGGCGTGCACGTGCTGCCCGTGTACGGCGGGCAGGGCTACGGCGTGCAGCTGTCGGCACTCCGTCGCGGCGTGCACGTCGTGGTCGGCACCCCCGGCCGCATCATGGACCACCTCGCCAAGGGCACCCTCGACCTCTCCGAGCTGCAGTACCTCGTGCTCGACGAGGCCGACGAGATGCTCAAGATGGGGTTCGCCGAAGACGTCGAGCAGATCCTCGCGCAGACCCCCGTCGAGAAGCAGGTCGCCCTGTTCTCAGCCACGATGCCCGCGCAGATCCGGCGCCTGGCGCAGCAGTATCTCCGTGATCCGGAAGAGATCACGATCAAGTCCAAGACCGCCACGAACACCAACATCACGCAGCGCTACCTCGTCGTGTCGTATGCGCAGAAGGTCGATGCACTCACCCGCATCCTCGAGGTCGAGAACTTCGACGGGATGATCGTGTTCGTCCGCACCAAGAACGAGACCGAGACACTGGCCGAGAAGCTCCGCGCTCGCGGCTACTCGGCCGCCGCGATCAACGGCGACGTGCCGCAGGTGCAGCGTGAACGCAGCGTCAACCAGCTCAAGGACAGCAAGCTCGACATCCTCGTGGCGACCGACGTCGCAGCGCGTGGACTCGACGTCGAGCGCATCAGCCACGTCGTGAACTTCGACATCCCCACCGACACGGAGTCGTACGTGCACCGCATCGGCCGCACGGGGCGCGCAGGCCGTACCGGGGATGCGATCAGCTTCATCACCCCGCGCGAGCGCTACCTGCTCAAGCACATCGAGAAGGCCACCCGTCAGCAGCCGACGCAGATGCAGCTGCCCACGACCGAGGACGTCAACACGACGCGCCTCGCCCGCTTCGACGACGCGATCACGACGGCGCTCGGAGAGAGCACCCGCATCGAGAAGTTCCGCGACATCATCGCCCACTACGTGCGCAATCACGACGTGCCGGAGGCCGACGTCGCCGCCGCGCTCGCGGTCGTCGCGCAGGGCGACCAGCCGCTGCTGCTCGACCCCGAAGACGACGCCCTCGCGAAGGCGGTCGAGTACGACAACCGTCCCCCGCGCGAACGTACGACGCGCGAACCGCGGGAGAACCGCGAGCCCCGCGAACGCCGAGGCCGGGGCGACTACTCGGCCTACCGTATCGAGGTCGGCCGTCGTCACCGCGTCGAGCCCCGTCAGATCGTCGGCGCACTCGCCAACGAGGGCGGATTGGGTCGCGACGACTTCGGCGCGATCAACATCCGTCCGGACTTCTCGATCGTCGAGCTGCCCGCGAACCTCGACGCCGCCGTGCTCGAGAAGCTCCGCGACACGCGCATCTCGGGCCGGTTGATCGAGATCAAGCCCGACCGCGGCCCGGGCGCCCGGCGCGCTCCCCGAGAGGGCGGACGCGACCGCTTCGAGCGTCGCGACGATCGGCCGCGGTACGACCGTCGCGACGACCGCCCCGCACGCGATGACCGCCCGGCCCGTAAGCCTCGCCACAAGAACTGA
- the ligA gene encoding NAD-dependent DNA ligase LigA, with the protein MPENISLEDARTEAEELTTRILEAKDAYYGRDTSIVDDFTYDGWMHRLEELERLHPELQGQDSPTQMVGAAEATGLATIEHAERMLSLDNVFSIDELREWAAKTRASAGRDVDWLTELKIDGLAINLRYENGRLTSAATRGDGRVGEIVTENALRLPMIPARLSGTGHPPIVEVRGEVFIPVAAFERLNAAQAEFRERAYDEARSRWDARGGVKKPFDEEKARTAAARRFPSFANPRNAASGGLRQQIDKKNGMELEAGLLRIESLDLYVHGIGAWENPPVAAQSQVYDLLAEWGLPTSPHTRVCSTVDEVVEFVEYFGEHRHDIEHELDGIVVKVDELALHDELGATSRAPRWAIAYKYPPEEVQTTLLDIVVSVGRTGRATPFAVMAPAHVAGSVVRQATLHNKDVVKAKGVLIGDTVVLRKAGDVIPEVLGPVVEKRNGTEREFVMPADCPECGTPLRPMKEGDIDLRCPNARSCPAQVRGRVEHIGSRGGLDIEALGEVTAAALTQPTSPSTPPLETEAGLFALTLEQIVPIELVVKDAETGLPKEDEDGLVKTRAPFRRNPTAAEKKSGIEGPQPSSQAVTLLAELEKAKTKDLWRLLVSLNIRHVGPSAARALAQWFGSLDAIRAASRDELAAVEGVGGIIADSLLAWFEVDWHQDIVRQWTEAGVQWATPGHPGPGGAAAEGGVLEGLTVVATGSLDGYTRDGAQEAIIQAGGRAASSVSKKTDYVAAGPGAGSKLAKAEELGIRILDAAQFRILVTEGPDALD; encoded by the coding sequence GTGCCGGAGAACATCTCGTTGGAAGACGCCCGTACCGAGGCCGAGGAGCTGACGACCCGCATCCTCGAGGCCAAAGACGCCTACTACGGGCGCGACACCTCGATCGTCGACGACTTCACGTACGACGGCTGGATGCACCGACTCGAAGAACTCGAAAGGCTGCACCCGGAGCTGCAGGGGCAGGATTCTCCGACACAGATGGTCGGCGCGGCGGAGGCCACAGGGCTCGCGACGATCGAGCACGCCGAGCGCATGCTGAGCCTCGACAACGTCTTCTCGATCGACGAGCTCCGCGAATGGGCCGCCAAGACCCGTGCTTCAGCGGGACGAGATGTCGACTGGCTCACCGAACTCAAGATCGACGGCCTCGCGATCAACCTCCGGTACGAGAACGGACGCCTGACGTCCGCCGCGACGCGCGGAGACGGACGCGTCGGCGAGATCGTCACCGAGAACGCCTTGCGACTGCCCATGATCCCGGCGCGGCTGAGCGGTACCGGGCATCCGCCCATCGTGGAGGTCCGCGGCGAGGTCTTCATCCCCGTGGCGGCGTTCGAGCGCTTGAACGCCGCGCAGGCGGAGTTCCGTGAGCGCGCGTACGACGAGGCGCGCTCACGCTGGGACGCGCGAGGCGGCGTGAAGAAGCCCTTCGACGAGGAGAAGGCCCGCACGGCGGCCGCTCGGCGATTCCCCTCCTTCGCCAACCCCCGGAATGCTGCGAGCGGCGGACTGCGTCAGCAGATCGACAAGAAGAACGGGATGGAGCTCGAGGCGGGCCTGCTCCGCATCGAATCGCTCGATCTCTACGTCCACGGCATCGGCGCGTGGGAGAACCCGCCCGTCGCGGCGCAGAGTCAGGTCTACGACCTCCTCGCCGAGTGGGGGCTGCCGACGAGCCCGCACACCAGGGTCTGCTCGACGGTCGACGAGGTCGTCGAGTTCGTGGAGTACTTCGGAGAGCATCGTCACGACATCGAGCACGAGCTCGACGGCATCGTCGTCAAGGTCGACGAGCTCGCGCTGCACGACGAGTTGGGCGCGACGAGCCGCGCGCCTCGATGGGCCATCGCCTACAAGTACCCGCCGGAGGAGGTGCAGACCACGCTGCTCGACATCGTGGTGTCGGTCGGTCGCACGGGTCGTGCGACGCCGTTCGCCGTGATGGCCCCGGCCCACGTCGCCGGGTCGGTGGTCCGTCAGGCGACGCTGCACAACAAGGACGTCGTGAAGGCGAAGGGCGTCCTCATCGGCGATACCGTCGTGCTCCGCAAAGCGGGAGACGTGATCCCCGAGGTGCTCGGTCCGGTGGTCGAGAAGCGCAACGGTACAGAGCGCGAGTTCGTCATGCCCGCCGACTGTCCCGAGTGCGGCACCCCGCTGCGGCCGATGAAGGAGGGCGACATCGACCTCCGGTGCCCGAACGCCCGTTCGTGCCCCGCTCAGGTGCGCGGCCGGGTCGAGCACATCGGCTCGCGCGGCGGTCTCGACATCGAGGCGCTCGGCGAGGTGACGGCGGCCGCGCTCACGCAGCCGACGTCGCCGTCGACCCCGCCCCTCGAGACCGAGGCCGGGCTCTTCGCCCTCACGCTGGAGCAGATCGTTCCGATCGAGCTCGTCGTCAAGGATGCCGAGACCGGGCTGCCCAAGGAGGATGAGGACGGCCTCGTCAAGACGCGGGCGCCGTTCCGTCGCAATCCCACGGCTGCCGAGAAGAAATCGGGCATCGAGGGGCCGCAGCCCTCGTCGCAGGCGGTGACGCTGCTGGCGGAGCTGGAGAAGGCCAAGACGAAGGACCTCTGGCGTCTGCTCGTCTCCCTCAACATCCGCCACGTGGGTCCGTCTGCGGCCCGGGCGCTCGCGCAGTGGTTCGGTTCGCTCGACGCCATCCGGGCGGCGTCCCGCGACGAGCTCGCGGCTGTCGAAGGGGTGGGCGGCATCATCGCCGACTCCCTCCTCGCCTGGTTCGAGGTCGACTGGCACCAGGACATCGTGCGTCAGTGGACTGAAGCCGGCGTGCAGTGGGCGACCCCCGGTCACCCCGGCCCCGGAGGTGCCGCCGCCGAGGGAGGCGTCCTGGAGGGCCTCACGGTCGTGGCGACCGGGTCCCTCGATGGCTACACGCGCGACGGCGCACAGGAGGCCATCATCCAGGCCGGGGGCAGGGCTGCATCGAGCGTCTCGAAGAAGACCGACTACGTCGCTGCCGGCCCCGGCGCGGGGTCGAAGCTCGCGAAGGCCGAAGAGCTCGGCATCCGGATCCTCGACGCCGCACAGTTCCGCATCCTCGTCACAGAGGGTCCGGACGCGCTGGACTGA
- a CDS encoding cysteine desulfurase family protein produces MRHYLDHAATSPLRPEARDAWVQASEVVGNASSTHGAGQDARRLLEESRERAAAVLDCDPIEVVFTSGGTESINLALKGLWAARRTGADAIVMPDAEHHATMDTVGALIADGAVLRSVGVTSHAAIAVDTFRDALPGAALATALIANNEAGTLNDVDALARASAAADVPLHLDAVSALGHIPLSFRRLRGDAPDAAGLVAMSVAGHKIGAPVGVGALVTSRTARLTALLHGGAQQRNLRAGTQDVPGAAAFATALELAEAEREAEAARLGVLRDRLVSGVLARVPAAELLGDPIDRLPGNAHLLFPGAVGESLLFLLDMAGVAASTGSACQAGVAEPSHVVMAMGRSEQDARSVLRFSLGRTSTDADVDAVLASIADAYVRASGAGSATRS; encoded by the coding sequence ATGCGGCATTACCTCGACCACGCGGCCACCAGTCCGCTGCGCCCGGAGGCCCGCGACGCATGGGTGCAGGCGAGCGAGGTGGTCGGCAACGCCTCCTCGACGCACGGCGCGGGGCAGGACGCGAGGCGCCTGCTCGAGGAGTCTCGCGAACGTGCCGCTGCGGTGCTCGACTGCGACCCGATCGAGGTGGTCTTCACCTCGGGCGGCACGGAGTCGATCAATCTCGCCCTCAAGGGGCTGTGGGCCGCCCGTCGGACGGGTGCGGATGCGATCGTGATGCCCGATGCCGAGCATCACGCGACGATGGACACGGTCGGCGCGCTGATCGCAGACGGCGCCGTGCTGCGTTCCGTGGGGGTGACGTCGCACGCGGCGATCGCCGTGGACACCTTCCGCGACGCGCTTCCCGGCGCAGCGCTGGCCACGGCCCTCATCGCGAACAACGAGGCGGGAACCCTCAACGACGTGGATGCTCTGGCCCGCGCGTCGGCGGCGGCGGACGTCCCGCTGCATCTCGACGCGGTCTCCGCCCTCGGGCACATTCCGCTGTCGTTCCGTCGGCTGCGCGGGGATGCACCGGATGCCGCCGGCCTCGTGGCGATGAGCGTCGCCGGTCACAAGATCGGCGCCCCCGTCGGCGTCGGCGCGCTCGTGACCTCGCGCACGGCTCGCCTGACCGCGCTGCTGCACGGCGGGGCGCAGCAGCGGAACCTCCGCGCTGGGACGCAGGACGTCCCTGGCGCCGCAGCATTCGCGACGGCGCTCGAGCTCGCGGAGGCGGAACGCGAAGCGGAAGCGGCGAGGCTCGGCGTCCTGCGGGACCGACTCGTCTCCGGCGTGCTCGCGCGCGTACCGGCGGCAGAACTGCTCGGAGATCCGATCGACCGTCTGCCGGGGAACGCGCACCTGCTGTTCCCGGGCGCGGTGGGGGAGAGCCTGCTGTTCCTGCTCGACATGGCCGGGGTCGCGGCGTCCACCGGATCCGCCTGCCAGGCGGGCGTCGCCGAGCCCTCCCACGTCGTGATGGCGATGGGGCGCAGCGAGCAGGACGCCAGGAGCGTGCTGCGCTTCTCGCTGGGGCGCACCTCGACGGACGCCGATGTCGACGCCGTGCTGGCGTCGATCGCCGACGCCTACGTCCGGGCGTCCGGGGCCGGCTCAGCCACGCGCTCGTAG
- a CDS encoding GNAT family N-acetyltransferase, translated as MLLIREAAVADARGVAVVHVDSWRAAYVGLIDQAVLDRQSVEARTAMWSTWIERSLVGEATDGYGTVAHRLVVAEFDGRIVGWASFGAGRDDDTTDRGEIAGLYAHPDAWSQGVGRALIGHAEDALRTDGWTSAYLWVLAGNERAIGFYRSRGWVPDGAAKIGEGGSVQGLHEQRLVKDLTAPADRATAE; from the coding sequence ATGTTGCTGATCAGAGAAGCCGCTGTCGCGGACGCGCGCGGCGTCGCCGTGGTCCACGTCGATTCGTGGCGCGCGGCCTACGTCGGTCTCATCGATCAGGCCGTGCTCGATCGGCAGAGCGTCGAGGCGCGCACGGCGATGTGGTCGACCTGGATCGAGCGCTCGCTCGTCGGCGAGGCAACCGACGGGTACGGGACGGTCGCCCACCGACTCGTCGTCGCCGAGTTCGACGGTCGGATCGTCGGCTGGGCGAGTTTCGGCGCGGGACGCGATGACGACACGACCGATCGTGGCGAGATCGCCGGTCTGTACGCGCATCCGGACGCCTGGTCGCAGGGCGTCGGTCGTGCGCTCATCGGCCACGCCGAGGACGCGTTGCGGACCGACGGATGGACCTCGGCGTACCTGTGGGTCCTCGCAGGCAACGAGCGCGCGATCGGTTTCTATCGATCCCGCGGCTGGGTGCCGGACGGCGCCGCGAAGATCGGCGAAGGCGGCAGCGTGCAGGGTCTGCACGAGCAGCGTCTCGTCAAAGACCTCACGGCGCCCGCGGACCGGGCCACCGCGGAGTGA
- the glgX gene encoding glycogen debranching protein GlgX: MPATRDSTVPGGSTLDHLGVRLHDGVGTLRIWSQNASSVELVIFDAEDLDWATDQVSLERLPGGVWEVTTPLLQPGTRYAIRVGGPHGPGNTFNSETLLLDPYARGLAQGGGYEEWRSVVIADGFDWGESAKPRIPLDRTVIYEGHLKGLTKRQPGMPPALHGTYAGLAHPAMIEYFHSLGITSIELLPVHAFVPEPRLLERGLTNYWGYNTLNFFTPHTAYATEDARKGGPEAVLAEFKGMVRLLHEAGLEVILDVVYNHTSEEGIGGPRSSLRGIDNAGYYRQDASGVYIDTTGCGNTLNTATDAGARLVLDSLRYWAQEMQIDGFRFDLATAIARDETHAYTPEHPLLAAIAADPVLRDTKLIAEPWDVGLGGWQTGNFPSGWHEWNDRYRDRVRNFWLSDIDYARRASAPVGIGGFATRLAGSSNTFSEERGPLASVNFVTAHDGFTLHDLVSYDVKHNEANGEHNRDGADTNRAFNHGIEGPTDDAAILSARRKAMRNLLGTLLLSAGIPMLTAGDEVGRTQRGNNNAYAQDSPLTWLSWDPEPWQEDLRAHVTRLIALREENPALRPSRYARLGEHIPNASVMDWFDQNGETMESEQWTDPGNRTLQYVAASTPDREAANRILLIVHGTESPIDVRLPDALDDATRFVSLWSSADERPDSHGEVYAPGDVLPIPGTSMHLFRVE; the protein is encoded by the coding sequence ATGCCCGCGACTCGAGACAGCACCGTGCCCGGGGGTTCCACCCTCGACCACCTCGGCGTCCGTCTTCACGACGGCGTCGGAACGCTTCGCATCTGGTCACAGAACGCCTCCTCGGTCGAGCTCGTGATCTTCGACGCCGAGGACCTCGACTGGGCGACAGATCAGGTGAGCCTCGAGCGCCTCCCCGGAGGCGTCTGGGAGGTCACCACTCCCCTGCTCCAGCCGGGCACGCGCTACGCGATCCGCGTCGGAGGCCCGCACGGCCCCGGCAACACCTTCAACTCGGAGACCCTGCTGCTCGATCCGTACGCGCGCGGCCTGGCCCAGGGCGGCGGCTACGAGGAGTGGCGGTCGGTCGTGATCGCCGACGGCTTCGACTGGGGCGAGTCCGCCAAACCGCGCATCCCCCTCGATCGCACCGTGATCTACGAAGGGCACCTCAAGGGCCTCACGAAGCGGCAGCCGGGCATGCCGCCTGCGCTGCACGGCACCTACGCCGGCCTCGCGCACCCGGCGATGATCGAGTACTTCCACTCCCTGGGCATCACCTCGATCGAGCTGCTGCCGGTGCACGCCTTCGTTCCCGAGCCCCGTCTCCTCGAACGAGGGCTCACCAACTACTGGGGCTACAACACCCTCAACTTCTTCACCCCGCACACCGCCTACGCGACGGAGGACGCACGCAAGGGCGGACCCGAGGCCGTCCTCGCCGAGTTCAAGGGCATGGTGCGCCTGCTCCACGAGGCGGGCCTGGAGGTCATCCTCGACGTGGTCTACAACCACACCTCCGAGGAGGGCATCGGCGGTCCGAGGTCGAGCCTGCGGGGCATCGACAACGCCGGTTACTATCGGCAGGACGCTTCGGGCGTCTACATCGACACGACCGGATGCGGCAACACGCTGAACACGGCGACGGATGCCGGTGCGCGACTCGTGCTCGACTCGCTGCGCTACTGGGCGCAGGAGATGCAGATCGACGGCTTCCGGTTCGACCTCGCCACCGCCATCGCGAGGGACGAGACCCACGCCTACACGCCCGAGCACCCGCTGCTCGCAGCCATCGCCGCGGACCCGGTGCTCCGCGACACCAAGCTGATCGCGGAGCCGTGGGACGTGGGGCTGGGCGGGTGGCAGACCGGCAACTTCCCCTCGGGATGGCACGAGTGGAACGACCGCTATCGCGACCGCGTACGCAACTTCTGGCTGAGCGACATCGACTACGCCCGACGAGCGTCCGCCCCCGTCGGGATCGGCGGCTTCGCGACGCGTCTGGCCGGCTCTTCGAACACGTTCTCCGAGGAGCGCGGTCCGCTCGCGAGCGTGAACTTCGTCACGGCTCACGACGGCTTCACCCTGCACGACCTGGTCTCCTACGACGTCAAGCACAACGAGGCGAACGGCGAGCACAACCGCGACGGCGCCGACACCAACCGCGCCTTCAACCACGGGATCGAAGGGCCGACCGACGACGCGGCCATCCTCTCCGCGCGCCGCAAGGCCATGCGGAATCTCCTCGGCACTCTGCTCCTGTCGGCGGGCATCCCCATGCTCACCGCAGGCGACGAGGTCGGTCGCACGCAGCGGGGCAACAACAACGCCTACGCGCAGGACTCACCCCTCACCTGGCTGAGTTGGGATCCGGAGCCGTGGCAGGAGGATCTCCGCGCGCACGTCACGCGCCTGATCGCCCTGCGCGAGGAGAACCCGGCACTGCGCCCCAGCCGCTACGCGCGTCTCGGCGAGCACATCCCCAACGCCTCGGTGATGGACTGGTTCGACCAGAACGGCGAGACCATGGAGAGCGAGCAGTGGACCGATCCGGGCAACCGGACGCTGCAGTACGTCGCTGCGTCGACGCCCGACCGCGAAGCGGCCAACCGCATCCTCCTCATCGTGCACGGCACCGAGTCGCCGATCGACGTCCGACTGCCCGACGCCCTGGATGATGCGACCCGTTTCGTGTCTCTGTGGTCGAGTGCGGACGAGCGTCCGGACAGCCACGGCGAGGTGTACGCGCCGGGCGACGTGCTGCCCATCCCCGGCACGTCTATGCACCTCTTCCGCGTCGAATGA
- the mnmA gene encoding tRNA 2-thiouridine(34) synthase MnmA, with protein MRILAAMSGGVDSAVAAARAVEAGHDVVGVHLALSRAGGTLRTGSRGCCTIEDALDARRAADLLGIPFYVWDFSERFRDDVIADFVSEYQAGRTPNPCMRCNEKIKFAALLERAIELGFDAVCTGHYATLVSTESGLELHRAADNAKDQSYVLGVLTAEQLAHTYFPLGTTPSKAVVRAEAEARGLSVAQKPDSHDICFIPDGDTRGWLAEKVGTATGEIVDRTGAVVGSHEGAHAFTVGQRRGLKLGVPAPDGKPRFVLEVRPVSNTVVVGPKEALATREIAGARFSWAGAAPTESEFRCDVQIRAHAEPVAAHAFVESDGVRVVPDEPLDGVAPGQTAVLYIGTRVLGQFTIDRTISAVPVGA; from the coding sequence ATGAGGATTCTCGCGGCCATGAGCGGTGGCGTCGACTCCGCCGTGGCGGCCGCCCGCGCTGTGGAGGCGGGGCACGACGTCGTCGGCGTGCACCTCGCGCTCTCGCGCGCCGGCGGCACGCTGCGCACCGGCAGCCGGGGCTGCTGCACGATCGAGGACGCGCTCGACGCGCGTCGCGCCGCGGATCTGCTCGGCATCCCCTTCTATGTGTGGGACTTCTCCGAGCGGTTCCGCGACGACGTGATCGCCGACTTCGTGTCGGAGTACCAGGCCGGACGCACCCCGAATCCGTGCATGCGGTGCAACGAGAAGATCAAGTTCGCGGCGCTGCTGGAGCGCGCGATCGAACTCGGCTTCGACGCGGTCTGCACCGGGCACTACGCCACGCTCGTGTCGACGGAGTCGGGACTCGAGCTGCACAGAGCGGCGGACAACGCGAAGGACCAGTCCTACGTGCTGGGCGTCCTGACGGCGGAGCAGCTCGCTCACACATACTTCCCGCTCGGGACCACGCCGTCGAAGGCTGTCGTGCGGGCGGAGGCCGAGGCCAGAGGGCTCAGCGTCGCGCAGAAGCCGGACAGCCACGACATCTGCTTCATCCCCGACGGTGACACGCGCGGGTGGCTGGCCGAGAAGGTCGGCACCGCGACCGGTGAGATCGTCGACAGGACCGGTGCCGTCGTCGGTTCCCATGAGGGCGCCCACGCCTTCACCGTCGGTCAGCGCCGAGGACTCAAGCTCGGCGTTCCCGCTCCCGACGGCAAGCCGCGGTTCGTGCTCGAGGTGCGCCCCGTGTCGAACACCGTGGTCGTGGGGCCGAAGGAGGCTCTCGCGACCCGGGAGATCGCCGGCGCGCGCTTCAGCTGGGCCGGCGCGGCTCCCACGGAGAGCGAGTTCCGGTGCGACGTGCAGATCCGGGCGCACGCGGAGCCCGTCGCAGCGCATGCGTTCGTCGAGTCGGACGGCGTCCGCGTGGTTCCGGACGAGCCGCTCGACGGCGTCGCCCCGGGCCAGACCGCCGTGCTCTACATCGGCACGCGGGTGCTCGGTCAGTTCACGATCGACCGCACGATATCAGCGGTGCCGGTCGGCGCGTAG
- a CDS encoding long-chain-fatty-acid--CoA ligase, which produces MSTYEPPRPWIASYADGVPDDLAPVSGSLIDIVAASARDYPDAPALQFFGRETTYAELQAAIDRAASGLRDLGVRAGDPVAIVLPNCPQHIVAFYAVLRLGAVVVEHNPLYTPRELRKQFEDHGAKHAIVWNKVTATVQRFPADLAVSNLVSVDVTRAMPFLTRVALRLPIAKARESRAALTERVRGTVTWETLVGSEPLPASHPRPSTDDLAIIQYTSGTTGTPKGAALTHRNLLANAAQAQAWVPSIQRGNGCVVYAVLPMFHAYGLTLCLTFAMSMGARLVLFPKFDPALVLDVMKKHPATFLPLVPPIADRLLTAATDAGVSLDGIEVAISGAMALPHDLVVPFEAATHGYLVEGYGLSECSPVLMANPVADNRVPGTVGLPLPGTECRVVDPENPTVDVPAGSAGELLVRGPQVFSGYYGKPEETDAVFVGDWFRTGDIVTIDDGGFIRIVDRIKELIITGGFNVAPTEVENALRQHPQVMDAAVIGLPSEHSGEEVVAAIVVDPASDVDVEAIRAFARGILTPYKVPRRVFVVDELPKSLIGKVLRRQVKEKLLALTSGS; this is translated from the coding sequence GTGAGCACGTATGAGCCTCCTCGCCCGTGGATCGCCAGCTACGCCGACGGCGTCCCCGACGACCTCGCGCCGGTGTCCGGATCTCTGATCGACATCGTCGCCGCGTCGGCCCGCGACTACCCCGACGCCCCCGCACTGCAGTTCTTCGGCAGGGAGACCACCTACGCCGAGCTGCAGGCCGCGATCGACCGCGCCGCATCCGGTCTGCGCGACCTCGGAGTCCGCGCCGGCGATCCCGTCGCGATCGTGCTGCCGAACTGTCCGCAGCACATCGTCGCGTTCTACGCGGTGCTCCGACTCGGAGCCGTCGTCGTCGAGCACAACCCGCTGTACACGCCTCGCGAACTGCGCAAACAGTTCGAGGACCACGGCGCGAAGCACGCCATCGTCTGGAACAAGGTGACGGCGACCGTGCAGCGCTTCCCCGCCGACCTCGCCGTCTCGAACCTCGTCTCGGTCGACGTCACGCGCGCCATGCCCTTCCTCACACGCGTCGCCCTCCGTCTGCCGATCGCGAAAGCCCGCGAATCCCGGGCGGCCCTGACCGAGCGGGTCCGGGGAACCGTGACCTGGGAGACCCTGGTGGGTTCCGAGCCGCTGCCCGCGTCGCACCCCCGCCCGTCGACCGATGACCTGGCGATCATCCAGTACACCTCGGGAACGACGGGGACCCCCAAGGGCGCGGCGCTCACGCACCGGAACCTCCTCGCCAACGCGGCCCAGGCGCAGGCCTGGGTTCCGTCGATCCAGCGCGGCAACGGCTGCGTCGTGTACGCCGTGCTTCCGATGTTCCACGCCTACGGGTTGACCCTCTGCCTCACGTTCGCGATGTCGATGGGCGCGCGACTCGTGCTGTTCCCGAAGTTCGATCCCGCCCTCGTGCTCGACGTCATGAAGAAACACCCGGCGACCTTCCTCCCGCTCGTGCCCCCGATTGCCGATCGCCTGCTCACAGCCGCCACGGACGCGGGGGTCTCGCTCGACGGCATCGAGGTCGCGATCTCGGGCGCCATGGCGCTCCCCCATGATCTCGTCGTGCCCTTCGAGGCGGCGACCCACGGCTACCTCGTCGAGGGATACGGGCTCAGCGAGTGCTCGCCCGTGCTCATGGCCAACCCCGTCGCCGACAACCGCGTGCCGGGCACGGTCGGACTCCCGCTGCCCGGCACCGAGTGCCGCGTGGTCGACCCGGAGAATCCGACGGTCGATGTGCCGGCGGGCTCCGCCGGCGAGCTGCTCGTGCGAGGTCCCCAGGTGTTCTCCGGCTACTACGGCAAGCCGGAGGAGACCGACGCGGTCTTCGTCGGCGACTGGTTCCGCACGGGCGACATCGTGACGATCGACGACGGCGGGTTCATCCGCATCGTCGATCGCATCAAGGAGCTCATCATCACCGGCGGCTTCAACGTGGCGCCGACGGAGGTCGAGAACGCTCTGCGTCAGCATCCTCAGGTGATGGACGCAGCGGTCATCGGCCTTCCCAGCGAGCACTCCGGCGAAGAGGTCGTCGCAGCGATCGTCGTCGACCCGGCCTCCGACGTCGACGTCGAGGCGATCCGCGCCTTCGCTCGCGGCATCCTGACCCCGTACAAGGTGCCGCGCCGCGTGTTCGTCGTCGACGAGCTGCCGAAGTCGCTCATCGGCAAGGTGCTGCGTCGTCAGGTGAAGGAGAAGCTGCTGGCGCTCACGAGCGGTTCATGA